One genomic segment of Sphaerodactylus townsendi isolate TG3544 linkage group LG07, MPM_Stown_v2.3, whole genome shotgun sequence includes these proteins:
- the LOC125437193 gene encoding forkhead box protein D4-like 1, whose protein sequence is MRLPVAEAPLEQLQLRARGSDGEDEEEEDEILGEGNQRSLRRQQEPSSRSGETPEVAAPAQGPAGTGDAAQAGLCKPPYSYIALITMAILQSPQQKLPLRGICAFIRGRFPYYRQRCPAWQNSVRHNLSLNDCFVKVPREPGSPGKGNYWSLHPAARDMFQNGSFLRRRKRFKRPPAPPPLPSVAASLLLFPPSCPLGHPAALRSYAVWPPEQQGALCSWQLAQERRSEPAPQGSTCSFSIESLVLGAKTAPPASATQFSALIPPPVATTWSRCPALLSRPLRLWPAAARRTLAGAAGHSPPSALLAAQPVSGTGAPPVAF, encoded by the coding sequence ATGAGGCTGCCCGTCGCAGAGGCGCCTTTGGAGCAGCTGCAGCTCCGAGCCCGGGGCTCCGAtggggaggacgaggaggaggaggacgagattTTGGGCGAAGGCAACCAGAGATCCCTCCGTCGGCAGCAGGAGCCCTCGAGCCGCTCCGGCGAGACCCCCGAAGTAGCCGCGCCCGCGCAGGGGCCTGCCGGGACTGGCGATGCGGCGCAGGCGGGGCTCTGCAAGCCTCCCTACTCGTACATCGCGCTGATCACTATGGCCATCCTGCAAAGCCCGCAGCAGAAGCTGCCTCTGCGCGGGATCTGCGCCTTCATCCGCGGCCGCTTCCCCTACTACCGCCAGCGCTGCCCCGCCTGGCAGAACTCCGTCCGCCACAATCTGTCGCTCAACGACTGCTTCGTCAAGGTGCCTCGCGAGCCCGGCAGCCCCGGCAAGGGCAACTACTGGAGCCTGCACCCGGCCGCGCGGGACATGTTCCAAAACGGCAGCTTCCTCCGCCGCAGAAAGCGCTTCAAGCGGCCCCCGGCCCCGCCTCCGTTGCCCTCGGTCGCCGCCAGCCTGCTCCTCTTCCCGCCCTCTTGCCCCCTCGGCCACCCCGCCGCCCTGCGCTCCTACGCCGTGTGGCCGCCGGAACAGCAGGGAGCGCTGTGCTCCTGGCAGCTGGCGCAGGAGAGACGCTCCGAGCCAGCTCCGCAGGGCAGCACGTGCTCGTTTAGCATCGAGAGCTTAGTGCTGGGCGCCAAAACGGCTCCTCCTGCTTCAGCCACCCAATTCAGCGCGCTAATCCCGCCCCCGGTGGCCACCACATGGAGCCGTTGCCCGGCCTTGCTCTCCCGCCCGCTACGCCTCTGGCCCGCCGCAGCCAGGAGGACCTTGGCAGGAGCCGCCGGCCACTCCCCACCCTCCGCGCTTCTCGCTGCTCAGCCGGTCTCTGGGACGGGCGCCCCGCCTGTCGCTTTCTAA